A region of Haloplanus sp. XH21 DNA encodes the following proteins:
- a CDS encoding halocyanin domain-containing protein produces MKRRDFLRVAGGSAAVGTAAATATPAAAQPSFDGWMSDVGNYSEVTDATGQDEVTVMVGAEGNGGAFAFDPPAVQVDPGTTVVWEWTGEGGQHNVVDDGGDFESDLTGEAGFTVEQTFEEEGVTKYYCSPHQAMGMKGVVVVGAIPDSGGGGGGGSGGGGGGGEVDLHELGVPIQAHWVGAATILGIIVSLVFTFYVLKYGESPHTGTGRGE; encoded by the coding sequence ATGAAGAGGCGGGACTTCCTGAGAGTTGCCGGTGGGTCCGCCGCCGTCGGAACGGCCGCTGCCACGGCGACGCCAGCCGCGGCCCAGCCGTCGTTCGACGGATGGATGAGCGACGTGGGGAACTACAGCGAGGTGACCGACGCGACCGGCCAGGACGAGGTGACGGTGATGGTCGGCGCCGAGGGCAACGGCGGGGCGTTCGCGTTCGACCCGCCGGCCGTCCAGGTCGATCCCGGAACGACCGTCGTCTGGGAGTGGACCGGCGAGGGCGGTCAGCACAACGTCGTCGACGACGGCGGCGACTTCGAGAGCGACCTCACGGGCGAAGCGGGCTTCACCGTCGAGCAAACCTTCGAAGAAGAGGGCGTCACCAAGTACTACTGCTCACCCCACCAGGCCATGGGCATGAAAGGCGTCGTCGTCGTCGGGGCGATCCCCGACTCCGGCGGCGGCGGCGGTGGCGGGAGCGGAGGCGGAGGCGGCGGAGGCGAGGTCGACCTCCACGAACTCGGCGTCCCGATCCAGGCCCACTGGGTCGGTGCCGCGACCATCCTCGGCATCATCGTCTCGCTCGTGTTCACGTTCTACGTCCTGAAATACGGCGAGTCACCACACACCGGAACCGGGAGGGGAGAGTAA
- a CDS encoding DUF7319 domain-containing protein, protein MADSSPSSDSPADDASAAPAADDATESDALDAEALAEAYDFDDFGPSDMAAMSAEEWEAAFDPETWIVGPALLDRVETDLKNRIASREVFAALERFERDGEEHLVAYSDEGYAIVAPDGSVEGRGTVLRDVKPTVALCSMDSYEVPDAPDDVSLPDPQAVPEGTGQLGNNLLQLIAAAQLLTGIGLLGIWLFTDAIPTPGGYVNLVPPLMSVVFAGIGVFLFAVVANARLSDRFRSAEFRDRLRAVGVDDGDRPDFLPPLDDAEGTPPASDESDDSAARRD, encoded by the coding sequence ATGGCTGATTCGTCACCGTCGTCGGACTCGCCCGCCGACGACGCGTCGGCCGCACCCGCTGCCGACGACGCCACCGAATCGGACGCGCTCGACGCCGAAGCGCTCGCCGAGGCGTACGACTTCGACGACTTCGGCCCGAGCGACATGGCGGCGATGAGCGCCGAGGAGTGGGAGGCGGCCTTCGATCCGGAGACGTGGATCGTCGGTCCGGCGCTACTGGACCGGGTCGAGACCGACCTCAAGAACCGCATCGCGAGTCGCGAGGTGTTCGCCGCGCTCGAACGGTTCGAGCGGGACGGCGAGGAGCATCTCGTCGCGTACTCCGACGAGGGGTACGCCATCGTCGCCCCGGACGGGAGCGTCGAGGGCCGAGGGACCGTGTTGCGCGACGTAAAACCGACCGTGGCGCTGTGTTCGATGGACTCCTACGAGGTACCCGACGCTCCCGACGATGTCTCGTTGCCCGATCCGCAGGCCGTGCCCGAGGGCACCGGCCAACTCGGCAACAACCTGTTGCAACTCATCGCCGCTGCCCAACTACTGACGGGGATCGGACTGCTCGGAATCTGGCTGTTCACCGACGCCATTCCCACGCCCGGCGGCTACGTCAACCTCGTGCCACCGCTGATGAGCGTCGTGTTCGCCGGCATCGGCGTCTTCCTCTTTGCCGTCGTCGCGAACGCGCGCCTCTCCGACCGGTTCCGGTCCGCGGAGTTCCGTGACCGGTTGCGCGCCGTCGGCGTTGACGACGGCGACCGACCGGACTTTCTTCCGCCGCTGGACGACGCCGAGGGAACGCCGCCAGCGAGCGACGAATCCGACGACTCGGCGGCTCGCCGCGACTGA
- a CDS encoding DUF7318 family protein, with the protein MSSSGSTYGDIHRYEPARESTAAAIAIVLLTVIEVAFVFMFAYGLVSGWGLTEIGNMYLGAILAVIFVDLGFILALYRKEFLPDVVIVKKRRRKWEDLYVREEDADGETIGDGAWDAVKRAVYPYYKR; encoded by the coding sequence ATGTCATCGAGTGGCAGCACCTACGGCGACATTCACCGATACGAACCGGCCCGCGAAAGCACGGCAGCGGCGATCGCCATCGTCCTCCTGACGGTCATCGAGGTGGCGTTCGTGTTCATGTTCGCCTACGGCCTCGTGAGCGGTTGGGGCCTCACCGAAATCGGGAACATGTATCTCGGCGCCATTCTGGCCGTGATCTTCGTCGATCTCGGCTTCATCCTCGCGCTGTACCGCAAGGAGTTCCTGCCCGACGTCGTCATCGTCAAGAAGCGCCGTCGCAAGTGGGAGGACCTCTACGTCCGTGAGGAAGATGCCGACGGCGAGACCATCGGCGACGGCGCGTGGGACGCCGTCAAACGCGCGGTTTACCCATACTACAA